A single window of Methylobacterium nodulans ORS 2060 DNA harbors:
- a CDS encoding SixA phosphatase family protein has translation MRRLILLRHAKSDWPDGVADSNRPLAPRGRAAAPRMAAYLAEEGLRPDRVLVSPARRTQETWALVKPALAEVAEERVPQLYEASAPRLLDVVRSVADDVATLMLVGHNPGLQDLGHLLLSDEDRDGLRALSKKFPTAAVAVIDLAAARWPEVQPGTGTLERFVTPKSLGKGEDD, from the coding sequence ATGCGCCGCCTGATCCTCCTGCGCCACGCCAAATCCGACTGGCCGGACGGCGTGGCCGACAGCAACCGGCCGCTGGCGCCCCGCGGGCGCGCGGCGGCTCCCCGCATGGCGGCCTATCTCGCCGAGGAGGGCCTCAGGCCCGACCGCGTGCTGGTCTCGCCCGCCCGCCGCACGCAGGAGACCTGGGCCCTCGTCAAGCCCGCCCTGGCCGAGGTGGCCGAGGAGCGGGTGCCGCAGCTCTACGAGGCCTCGGCCCCGCGGCTCCTCGACGTGGTGCGCAGCGTCGCCGACGACGTCGCGACGCTGATGCTCGTCGGGCACAATCCCGGCCTGCAGGATCTCGGGCATCTCCTCCTCTCCGACGAGGATCGCGACGGCCTGCGGGCCCTGTCGAAGAAGTTCCCGACGGCAGCCGTGGCGGTGATCGACCTTGCGGCCGCGCGCTGGCCGGAGGTTCAGCCCGGCACCGGCACGCTGGAGCGGTTCGTGACGCCGAAGAGCCTCGGCAAAGGCGAGGACGACTGA